The proteins below come from a single Caulobacter segnis ATCC 21756 genomic window:
- a CDS encoding DEAD/DEAH box helicase produces MTEFSDLGLSPTTLQAVADTGYTTATPIQAQAIPVALAGQDVLGIAQTGTGKTAAFTLPLIDKLQSGRAKARMPRALVIAPTRELADQVASSFEKYAKGTKLSWALLIGGVSFGDQEKKLDRGVDVLIATPGRLLDHFERGKLLMTGVQFLVVDEADRMLDMGFIPDIERIFKMTPPKKQTLFFSATMPPEITRLTKQFLRDPVRIEVARPATTNANITQLLVKVPSSDPKAKRLALRALIEKAQIETGIVFCNRKTEVDIVAKSLKVHGYDAAPIHGDLDQTQRMKTLADFRSGALKILVASDVAARGLDIPAVSHVFNYDVPHHADDYVHRIGRTGRAGRTGITYMLVTPADDKGFDKVVKLIGSTPDEEKLELDYSNAVTVKREGDRDRKRGGRDRDRDRGERGERPARGSSRSRGRAEETAIEAPVEAIAAEAPEAVVEARPARERKPRREREPRPVAAAPVVEAERPGRPERAERPDRQERPERPVRGVQPVRDRDDDDRRVVGFGNDIPAFLAKPPRK; encoded by the coding sequence ATGACTGAATTTTCCGACCTCGGGCTCTCGCCCACGACCCTGCAGGCGGTCGCCGACACCGGCTATACCACTGCCACGCCCATCCAGGCCCAGGCCATTCCGGTGGCCCTCGCCGGCCAGGATGTCCTCGGCATCGCCCAGACCGGCACCGGCAAGACCGCCGCCTTCACCCTGCCCCTGATCGACAAGCTGCAGTCGGGCCGAGCCAAGGCCCGCATGCCGCGCGCCCTGGTCATCGCCCCGACCCGCGAGCTGGCCGACCAGGTCGCCTCCAGCTTCGAGAAGTACGCCAAGGGCACCAAGCTCTCGTGGGCGCTGCTGATCGGCGGCGTCTCGTTCGGCGACCAGGAAAAGAAGCTCGACCGCGGCGTCGACGTCCTGATCGCCACGCCGGGCCGCCTGCTCGACCACTTCGAGCGCGGCAAGCTGCTGATGACCGGCGTCCAGTTCCTGGTCGTCGACGAAGCCGACCGCATGCTGGACATGGGCTTCATCCCGGACATCGAGCGCATCTTCAAGATGACGCCGCCGAAGAAGCAGACCTTGTTCTTCTCGGCGACCATGCCGCCGGAAATCACCCGCCTGACCAAGCAGTTCCTGCGCGATCCGGTCCGGATCGAGGTGGCGCGTCCGGCGACGACCAACGCCAACATCACCCAGCTGCTGGTCAAGGTCCCCTCCTCCGATCCCAAGGCCAAGCGCCTGGCGCTGCGCGCTCTGATCGAGAAGGCCCAGATCGAGACCGGCATCGTCTTCTGCAATCGCAAGACCGAAGTCGACATCGTCGCCAAGTCGCTGAAGGTGCACGGCTACGACGCCGCCCCGATCCACGGCGACCTGGACCAGACCCAGCGCATGAAGACCCTGGCGGACTTCCGCTCGGGCGCGCTGAAGATCCTGGTGGCCTCGGACGTCGCCGCGCGCGGCCTCGACATCCCGGCCGTCAGCCACGTCTTCAACTACGACGTCCCGCACCACGCCGACGACTACGTCCACCGCATCGGCCGCACCGGCCGCGCCGGTCGGACGGGCATCACCTACATGCTGGTCACGCCGGCCGACGACAAAGGCTTCGACAAGGTCGTCAAGCTGATCGGCTCGACCCCGGACGAAGAAAAGCTTGAGCTCGACTACTCGAACGCCGTCACCGTCAAGCGCGAGGGCGACCGCGACCGCAAGCGCGGCGGTCGTGACCGAGACCGCGATCGCGGCGAGCGTGGCGAACGTCCGGCCCGCGGCAGCAGCCGCAGCCGCGGCCGCGCCGAAGAGACCGCCATCGAGGCTCCGGTCGAAGCGATCGCCGCCGAAGCGCCCGAGGCCGTCGTCGAGGCCCGTCCCGCCCGCGAACGCAAGCCGCGCCGCGAACGCGAGCCGCGCCCGGTCGCCGCCGCGCCCGTCGTCGAAGCCGAACGCCCGGGTCGTCCGGAGCGCGCGGAACGGCCGGACCGTCAGGAGCGCCCCGAGCGTCCCGTTCGCGGCGTCCAACCGGTTCGCGATCGCGATGACGACGACCGTCGCGTCGTCGGCTTCGGCAACGACATCCCCGCCTTCCTGGCCAAGCCGCCGCGCAAGTAG
- a CDS encoding aa3-type cytochrome c oxidase subunit IV, producing MAATQPDAFEHDIADREAILIAHERTYHAFAILVRWAMLHSAVVISALTVWFATPAGFFGGLVTAIVVFVVGYYGMVRREEQQPLDPWVEGRKGIL from the coding sequence ATGGCCGCCACCCAGCCTGACGCCTTCGAACACGACATCGCCGATCGCGAGGCGATCCTGATCGCCCACGAGAGGACCTACCACGCCTTCGCCATACTCGTGCGATGGGCGATGTTGCACAGCGCGGTGGTGATCAGCGCCCTGACGGTGTGGTTCGCCACGCCGGCGGGCTTTTTTGGCGGTCTGGTCACCGCCATCGTGGTCTTCGTCGTCGGCTACTACGGCATGGTCCGCCGCGAGGAGCAGCAGCCGCTGGACCCGTGGGTCGAGGGCCGCAAGGGCATCCTATAG
- a CDS encoding FAD assembly factor SdhE → MTIDHDSRLRRLRFRAWHRGFREADLILGPFADIHGPNLTPEQFDTLETLLEQSDREIYAWIVGQEPTPERFETDVLAMIRAFRFEAHASRPAGDGA, encoded by the coding sequence ATGACCATCGACCACGACTCCCGCCTTCGGCGCCTTCGTTTCCGCGCCTGGCATCGCGGTTTCCGGGAAGCGGACCTGATCCTGGGCCCGTTCGCGGACATCCATGGCCCGAACCTGACGCCAGAGCAGTTCGACACGCTGGAAACCCTGCTTGAGCAGTCGGATCGCGAGATCTATGCCTGGATCGTCGGCCAGGAGCCGACTCCCGAGCGTTTCGAGACGGACGTCCTGGCGATGATCCGTGCGTTCCGGTTCGAGGCGCACGCGTCGCGCCCCGCCGGCGACGGCGCCTGA
- a CDS encoding HTTM domain-containing protein codes for MTLPDAIRLTQALLALALLQQSLEHLRGFRDERALFLARAVLCVLVLLGVASPWPLVAMAALSLLILQRFQGPYNGGSDRMGLLSLWCLTLASLAPSTPLRELFFGYLGAQLVLSYFISGWVKVVNPDWRSGRALRDVFQFSAYPVAESLRALAERPRLLTVMSWAVMGFELVFPLAMLTKPTLIAALVVAGTFHLANACLFGLNRFFWTWLSVYPAILWLQGRLVH; via the coding sequence ATGACCTTGCCGGACGCGATCCGCCTGACGCAGGCGCTGCTGGCCTTGGCCCTGCTGCAGCAGAGCCTGGAGCATCTGCGCGGCTTTCGCGACGAGCGCGCCCTGTTCCTGGCGCGGGCGGTGTTGTGCGTGCTGGTGCTGCTGGGCGTCGCGTCGCCGTGGCCGCTGGTGGCGATGGCGGCGCTGTCGCTGCTGATCCTTCAGCGCTTCCAAGGCCCTTATAACGGCGGCAGCGACCGGATGGGCCTGTTGTCGCTATGGTGCCTGACCCTCGCCAGCCTGGCGCCCAGCACGCCGCTGCGGGAGCTCTTCTTCGGCTATCTGGGCGCGCAGCTGGTGCTGTCCTACTTCATCTCGGGCTGGGTGAAGGTCGTGAACCCCGATTGGCGATCGGGGCGGGCGTTGCGCGACGTCTTCCAGTTCTCGGCCTATCCGGTCGCCGAGTCCCTGCGCGCTTTGGCCGAACGACCAAGGCTGCTGACCGTGATGTCCTGGGCGGTGATGGGGTTCGAGCTGGTTTTCCCGCTGGCCATGCTGACCAAGCCGACCTTGATCGCCGCCCTGGTCGTCGCCGGGACCTTTCACCTGGCCAACGCCTGCCTGTTCGGCCTGAACCGCTTCTTCTGGACCTGGCTGTCGGTCTATCCGGCCATCCTGTGGCTTCAGGGCCGCCTAGTCCACTAG